The genomic region agtataaaaaaaaaaacatattgttggtttgagtttatttttataaatttgaaaaCTGCTCTGCATGTGAATACGTTatcttttaatataatttaaaaccgAGATAATTGTATCAAATATTCTCATACTATGATTCTCATTTTAAATTggtctttaaattttaatatgttttaattatatccACAACCTATTGATGTTATATTAATTAGGTCTTGTTATGTATTCGtgatcaccaacttgaaactcagaTAAAGTCCAGTCACCTACTCACGGCCCGGTTGAGCCCTACTAGTTGGATGCGTGCAAGCCTTGTAGTGGGGGTTTGCCAGAAGGGCTTGCAAGGGGAATTTGCGATCCCAGTTCGCATGTGGCGGGCTACGAAGTCTAGCAAGCAAACTAAAACAACACACGTGTCCTACGTGCATAAAGCCTATCAAGAACATCAATACCATGACCAATAACCATGTATATAAATATTTGATTGTCCCCTTCAATGAGGCACAACGAAAAAACACTCAACAAGTCTTTTCATTATTGAAAATgttaatttaaccattaaatgTCACATGAACTCTTATAGttacaatgaaaattttaaagaaaagtaaaatattgtaacgtgatttttaaaattaaaaattaaaaataaagtaaaactgaagagagagagagaatgatAGTTTCTGTAAAAGCAATTTGAAAATCTCaaaaccaagatttttacaatatttatttttctttaaaatttttatttaaattatattgcATAAGATCTGAGTGTCATTCATCgattaaattaatgattttagtAACAAAAGGACCTTATTAATATAACACCAATAATTTAGATATaataagaatattttaaaatttaaggaccagtttaaattaaaaatcataatttaaaaatatatgatGCAATTAACTCTTTAAAACCACAAAATATCTTAACTATATTATTTGgaataatttaataaaagttatcACTTATATATCAATGATATGATAACTTTAAGACAAAGGAATTCATAATTAAGCaaatatattaacttaataataataaaatatatcaattaaattttaactcgatttatattaatattgttattagtgattcatctttatttttctataatgaaattaattaaaaaaaagagaTAAGATAGTAATTATATTATCATCAAGTCAATTAATTTAAAATCTTTTACTTAATTAGACTAGATACGATATAATACTCACCCGTATAAGCCATCCACTCAATCCACGTTTGAATccatacatacatgcatacatacatccACCCATCATCATATCAGCATTTAACTCTACCATAGTACCATCCCATCCCACAGTCTTTAAATACTGCAACTCTCTGCACCTTCCTTTCCTCCTATTTTCCACTCATCAAAAAAACCCAATTCATCATAACGTAAAAGGGTTTTTCGATTCACAATGGGGGAGGTCAGTTAAgcaacaatttatttcatttctcCCATCTCTTTTAATCtcggtttttctttttttgccgTTTCATTTCCTTAGATTTATAGTTCATGACTTACACACCATCTCTTTATCTCGTATCTTTGTTGCAGAAAAAGAATGGAAACAAGAAAGGAGGGAATGAAGGAGAAAAGAAGGAAAAGGGTTCTTCGAACTTCGTTTTCAAAGTCGATTGTCTTTGTGAAGGATGCTCCTTCAAAATCCTCAAATGCATTCGTGAATTTCAAGGTATTATTCATGTTTTAACGTTTTAAATTTCTGTTTTCCCGCTTGGTTTTCCCGTTATTCACTCTGGGTTTTCTCTGTTTTTTTATGGAAGGGGTGGAGACGGTGAAAACAGAGAGCAACTCGAACAAAGTGACTGTAACGGGAGCTGTGGATCCGGCCGCCATTAAAGAGAAACTCGTGAAGAAAACGAGGAAGAATGTTGACCTCGTTTCTCCTCAGCCGAAGAAAGATGAtaacaaagaagagaaaaaggagaaaaaaccagagaaaaatcaagtttctgatgaaaataataataagaaaccAGAGAAGAAACCCAAAGAGGTAAACGTTTTACATGTTGATCTCGAATGTGAAAACTGAAAAAGTTTGTTACTAATTTTCTTGTTTCTATTTGAATAATTTTGATTCAGCCCCCTGTAACGACGGCAGATTTGAAGGTGCAACTGAAATGCCAGTGCCAGGGATGCATTGTTAAGATTCGCAAAATCGTGTCCGATACCAAAGGTGATGACCCTTTTATGTATTTTTGACTGTTTGGTAGGTTGCTATAAAGGCGGCGTGCGTTAAG from Gossypium arboreum isolate Shixiya-1 chromosome 1, ASM2569848v2, whole genome shotgun sequence harbors:
- the LOC108481963 gene encoding heavy metal-associated isoprenylated plant protein 3-like, which produces MGEKKNGNKKGGNEGEKKEKGSSNFVFKVDCLCEGCSFKILKCIREFQGVETVKTESNSNKVTVTGAVDPAAIKEKLVKKTRKNVDLVSPQPKKDDNKEEKKEKKPEKNQVSDENNNKKPEKKPKEPPVTTADLKVQLKCQCQGCIVKIRKIVSDTKGVHEFKVDEVKEMVTVKGTMDVKALAEALKDKLKKSVEIVPPKKEKDGKNEGGENGGGGDGGKKKNKGGNGGAEDGGHGGGSGGKMEGSKMEFMVQPQFGYMPAYPGYEHPGYGFGYGHGYSGYVPGYPVSVHPPHHMFNDENPNACAIM